Proteins co-encoded in one Sinobacterium norvegicum genomic window:
- a CDS encoding DUF1365 domain-containing protein has translation MSHACYQGSVRHRRFMPCDNSFSYDLFMWYIDLDHIADFQQRRLFSPFSLKRKDYLDGNNTPLKGAVVAELEQELGPLPVEKVFLLTQLRCFGYVINPISCYYCFDKNQQLVALLVEVTNTPWGERQLYRLKCHPNNNTQRINFDKQMHVSPFNPMQMQYQWRNNNPAAGLSIHLSCLLGDQKVMDATLNMKRQQYQSEAENSGNRIFKNPLMTYKIAGLIYWQAAKLFFIKKLPLQRHPGKKITTNTASDSSH, from the coding sequence ATGAGCCATGCATGCTATCAAGGCAGCGTCAGACATCGTCGTTTCATGCCCTGCGACAACAGCTTTAGCTATGACTTATTCATGTGGTATATCGACCTCGACCATATCGCGGATTTTCAACAACGACGCCTGTTCTCCCCCTTCAGCCTCAAACGCAAGGATTACCTCGATGGCAACAACACCCCGCTCAAGGGTGCCGTGGTGGCCGAACTTGAGCAGGAACTGGGGCCACTGCCGGTCGAAAAGGTTTTTCTGCTGACTCAGCTACGCTGTTTTGGTTATGTGATCAATCCAATCAGCTGCTATTACTGTTTCGATAAAAATCAGCAGTTAGTCGCCCTTTTAGTCGAGGTGACCAACACGCCTTGGGGTGAGAGACAATTATATCGCTTAAAGTGTCATCCAAACAACAACACCCAGCGTATAAATTTCGACAAGCAGATGCATGTATCACCGTTTAACCCAATGCAGATGCAGTACCAGTGGCGTAACAACAACCCCGCAGCAGGGCTAAGCATCCACTTAAGCTGCCTTTTAGGTGACCAAAAGGTGATGGATGCCACCCTGAACATGAAGCGACAGCAGTACCAAAGCGAGGCTGAAAATAGCGGTAATAGAATATTTAAAAACCCGCTGATGACATACAAAATTGCCGGTTTAATTTACTGGCAGGCAGCAAAATTATTTTTTATCAAGAAGCTGCCACTGCAGCGGCATCCGGGTAAAAAGATCACGACAAACACCGCCAGTGACAGCAGTCACTAG